From Halodesulfovibrio sp., a single genomic window includes:
- a CDS encoding DUF116 domain-containing protein — MLFHKKDLDNPERYYGARKRLFIGLITGTSILLCILLLAGWIIPFIGFSNIHPSLPYLFGLIFGGAIVCICWAALGLVLQILKGRAVLGTAKMRGLTIRIFLPLMTMLARLLGIDKRRVRQSFIRVNNELVRSENGKFAANDILILTPHCLQASNCSLRLSYNVDNCERCGRCPVAMLLKLRDHYGVKFAIATGGTIARRIVVKERPKFIIAVACERDLTSGIQDTYPLPVYGVLNERPCGPCLDTTVPELSMERALRMFIENPAPPLQFEAGFGLAETKC, encoded by the coding sequence ATGCTGTTTCATAAAAAAGATCTCGATAATCCCGAGCGATATTACGGAGCCCGTAAAAGGCTGTTCATCGGCTTAATTACGGGCACTTCCATCTTGCTGTGCATTTTGCTGCTGGCAGGGTGGATTATACCGTTTATCGGTTTTTCAAACATCCATCCTTCATTACCGTATCTTTTCGGACTTATTTTTGGCGGAGCCATTGTATGCATCTGCTGGGCAGCGCTTGGGCTTGTTCTACAGATTCTTAAAGGCAGAGCAGTGCTTGGTACTGCCAAAATGCGCGGACTTACTATCCGTATTTTTTTGCCGCTTATGACGATGCTTGCCCGTTTGCTGGGCATTGATAAACGCAGGGTTCGTCAGTCGTTTATCCGTGTTAATAACGAGCTGGTGCGTTCAGAGAACGGTAAATTTGCAGCAAACGATATTTTGATTCTCACGCCACACTGTTTGCAGGCAAGCAATTGTTCGCTGCGTCTTTCGTACAATGTAGATAACTGTGAGCGATGCGGGCGTTGCCCTGTGGCAATGCTGCTCAAGTTACGCGATCATTACGGTGTGAAATTTGCCATCGCCACCGGCGGGACGATTGCCCGCCGTATTGTCGTTAAGGAACGCCCAAAATTTATTATAGCAGTCGCATGTGAGCGTGATCTCACCTCTGGTATTCAGGATACCTACCCGCTTCCTGTTTACGGCGTCTTGAATGAGCGCCCGTGCGGACCATGCCTTGATACAACGGTGCCGGAGCTTTCAATGGAACGAGCATTACGGATGTTTATTGAGAATCCAGCGCCACCATTACAGTTTGAGGCTGGTTTCGGACTTGCCGAAACAAAGTGCTAG
- the def gene encoding peptide deformylase → MICEVLHYPDNRLAEKSKPVEEITDEIKELAANMAETMYKEDGIGLAAPQVGALYRLVVIDVSGPEVRDDLMTLVNPVIVAADGACDSEEGCLSVPGYRAKVKRSETVTVKALDLEGNEITIEADGMLAICMQHELDHLDGVLFIDKISRLKRSMYDKKVKKWMKR, encoded by the coding sequence ATGATTTGTGAAGTGTTACATTACCCTGACAATAGACTTGCTGAAAAAAGTAAGCCTGTTGAAGAAATTACGGATGAAATTAAAGAACTTGCAGCGAACATGGCTGAAACCATGTATAAGGAAGACGGTATCGGTCTTGCTGCGCCGCAGGTTGGTGCTTTATACCGCCTTGTTGTTATTGACGTTTCCGGCCCTGAAGTGCGTGACGACCTGATGACACTTGTTAACCCTGTCATTGTTGCTGCTGATGGTGCTTGCGATTCTGAGGAAGGTTGTCTTTCTGTTCCTGGATATCGTGCAAAAGTGAAGCGTTCCGAGACAGTGACTGTCAAAGCACTCGATCTGGAAGGAAACGAAATAACTATCGAAGCTGACGGCATGCTCGCTATCTGCATGCAGCATGAGTTAGACCATCTTGATGGCGTACTTTTCATTGATAAAATCAGCCGCCTTAAACGCTCAATGTACGACAAGAAGGTGAAGAAATGGATGAAGCGGTAA
- a CDS encoding tetratricopeptide repeat protein, translating to MNRSVLSLFVMVLIFISGCTQPEIEDEFSKARKAFINKQYSEAERSYQRYLRDNEFGEKRWDAWNRLVEITATVRGNKTKAAELLEAMLLEYSPEPARYRQILVIKGNMFMESGMWAQAIDVWSRLLTAPDVMVKEEALAYSSLGKAYLMRGEYALAVDAFKDCRQLNLDDPEHMQRCIYELAQAYTYLASYIEAEQTLHALLEYNSVESSLAARAKLLLADIYEQQDQPAKAIAMLKEILNTYPNPKVVEFRLKNLQK from the coding sequence ATGAACCGAAGCGTTCTATCGCTTTTTGTGATGGTTCTCATCTTCATCTCCGGCTGTACGCAGCCGGAGATTGAAGATGAATTTTCCAAAGCACGTAAAGCATTTATCAATAAACAGTATTCGGAAGCAGAGCGTTCATACCAGCGGTATCTACGGGATAACGAATTTGGGGAAAAGCGCTGGGATGCGTGGAACCGGCTTGTTGAAATTACTGCGACAGTGCGTGGTAATAAAACTAAGGCAGCTGAATTGCTGGAAGCTATGTTGCTGGAATATTCACCAGAGCCAGCCCGCTATAGACAGATTCTCGTTATTAAAGGGAATATGTTCATGGAAAGCGGCATGTGGGCACAGGCAATAGATGTGTGGTCACGTTTGCTGACAGCTCCTGACGTTATGGTGAAAGAAGAAGCCTTAGCATACAGCAGCTTGGGCAAAGCATATTTAATGCGCGGTGAATATGCACTGGCAGTGGATGCTTTTAAAGATTGCCGTCAATTGAATCTAGACGATCCCGAGCACATGCAACGTTGTATCTACGAGCTTGCACAGGCATATACCTATCTTGCCAGCTACATAGAAGCAGAACAAACGTTACATGCATTGTTGGAATATAATTCGGTTGAAAGTTCGCTTGCTGCCCGTGCAAAACTGCTGCTGGCAGATATCTACGAACAACAGGATCAACCGGCTAAAGCAATTGCCATGCTCAAGGAAATACTCAATACCTACCCGAACCCGAAGGTTGTTGAATTCAGGTTGAAGAATTTGCAAAAGTAG
- a CDS encoding transcription antitermination factor NusB — protein sequence MARTKDSALPPARSVALEVISQVLDKGRDVQAALDYQLNNQKITSQDSALCTELVYGFLRYKGRIEALLGLFLKDSSKLPKKAFSVMGLAAYEMLYLDRIPVYASVDWCVGYVKKRFSLGLGKLTNAVLRNLDRMGDKAHDMESIRKKGMADTALLAAWHSMPEWIVTAWMEAYGEKRTQVLLANAQKHAPLGIRVNQTFETANELVEKLSNDGRSIETIGYGVLYPAGSQPAELKTMINDGLVSRQSMASQEVLREALPETWEAPVWDCCCGRGGKTYALLEQDVDVTFASDTSRKRLLGMREEAERLAMYPPESLLMSAAESPKKGSPLQQEPPATILADVPCSGFGTLSRRPDVRYHRTTEGISDLIEVQKKIMENTYSILKDGGLLVYMTCTINPDENEKQVQAFLERHPEVKLEKEWQTPDTSEYGEYFYVALLRKP from the coding sequence ATGGCAAGAACTAAAGATTCTGCACTACCGCCAGCCCGTTCAGTCGCGCTTGAAGTCATTTCACAGGTTTTAGATAAAGGACGCGATGTTCAGGCAGCGCTTGATTACCAGTTGAATAATCAAAAGATTACTTCACAGGATTCTGCGTTGTGTACAGAGTTGGTGTATGGTTTTCTGCGTTACAAAGGACGCATAGAAGCACTTTTGGGATTGTTTTTGAAAGACAGCTCAAAGCTTCCTAAAAAAGCATTTAGCGTTATGGGGCTTGCAGCGTACGAGATGTTGTATCTTGATCGTATCCCTGTGTACGCTTCTGTTGACTGGTGTGTAGGCTACGTAAAAAAACGTTTTTCGTTAGGTCTTGGTAAGCTTACCAACGCTGTGCTGCGAAATCTTGACCGCATGGGTGACAAAGCCCACGACATGGAATCAATCCGCAAAAAAGGCATGGCAGATACCGCCCTTCTTGCTGCATGGCATTCTATGCCGGAGTGGATTGTTACTGCATGGATGGAAGCATACGGCGAAAAGCGTACTCAAGTGCTGCTTGCCAATGCACAAAAACATGCGCCATTGGGGATTCGCGTTAACCAGACATTTGAAACAGCCAATGAGCTTGTTGAAAAATTAAGCAACGATGGTCGAAGCATTGAAACCATCGGCTATGGTGTGTTGTATCCAGCAGGTTCACAACCCGCAGAGCTTAAAACAATGATTAACGACGGGCTGGTGTCCCGCCAGTCTATGGCATCACAAGAAGTGTTACGCGAAGCACTCCCAGAAACTTGGGAAGCTCCGGTATGGGATTGCTGCTGTGGACGTGGTGGTAAAACTTACGCCTTACTTGAGCAAGATGTGGACGTCACTTTTGCTTCAGACACTTCTCGCAAACGTCTTTTAGGAATGCGTGAAGAAGCCGAGCGTCTTGCAATGTATCCGCCAGAATCGCTTTTGATGTCCGCTGCTGAGTCTCCGAAAAAAGGTTCACCGTTGCAGCAGGAGCCACCAGCAACAATTTTAGCCGATGTTCCTTGTTCCGGTTTCGGCACGCTCTCCCGCCGTCCAGATGTTCGTTACCATCGAACAACAGAAGGAATTTCTGATCTTATTGAAGTTCAGAAAAAGATTATGGAAAACACATACTCCATCCTGAAAGATGGCGGTTTGCTTGTATACATGACCTGTACAATCAACCCAGATGAGAACGAAAAGCAGGTGCAGGCATTCCTTGAGCGTCATCCAGAAGTGAAGCTCGAAAAAGAATGGCAAACTCCTGATACCAGTGAGTACGGCGAATACTTCTACGTGGCGTTGTTACGAAAGCCTTAA
- the fmt gene encoding methionyl-tRNA formyltransferase, whose product MDEAVSKLRVVYMGTPDFAATILDRVSQWDGAEVVGVYTQPDRPCGRGQVCKPSAVKTLALEKGYDIYQPLNFKEDADVEQLQALKPDVLLVAAYGLILPQRVLDIATHGAINVHASLLPKYRGAAPIQRAIMNGDPVTGITIMQMEKGLDSGPILLQRALAIGIDDTAGTLHDELAVLGGELLVEALQKLVVGDLHPKVQDHDRSTHAAKLTKAEGLLDWSKTALELHAHLRGISPWPGGYFILERAGKKSVRVAIEPGTIGADLEEGIAPGTVLGLQDDAIAIATADRVYLVRKLRPANKKVMDAKAFACGYLAQCDDATCSGEGLC is encoded by the coding sequence ATGGATGAAGCGGTAAGTAAACTTCGCGTCGTATATATGGGAACCCCTGATTTTGCGGCGACCATTCTTGACCGTGTATCTCAGTGGGATGGAGCTGAAGTAGTTGGAGTGTACACACAGCCGGACAGACCTTGTGGTCGCGGACAGGTGTGCAAGCCATCTGCTGTAAAAACATTGGCTCTCGAAAAAGGCTACGATATTTATCAGCCGTTGAATTTTAAAGAAGATGCAGACGTAGAGCAGCTTCAAGCGCTTAAGCCGGATGTTCTTCTTGTTGCCGCATACGGACTTATCTTACCGCAGCGTGTGCTTGATATTGCAACGCATGGCGCAATCAATGTGCATGCATCCTTGTTGCCTAAGTACCGTGGTGCTGCCCCTATCCAGCGTGCAATCATGAATGGTGATCCTGTGACAGGTATTACTATTATGCAGATGGAAAAAGGGTTGGATTCAGGCCCTATCCTGCTTCAGCGTGCTCTTGCTATCGGCATTGATGATACTGCCGGAACATTGCATGATGAGTTGGCAGTGCTTGGTGGAGAACTTCTCGTTGAAGCTCTCCAAAAGCTTGTTGTTGGTGATTTGCACCCGAAAGTTCAGGATCATGACCGTTCCACCCATGCTGCAAAACTGACAAAAGCAGAAGGTTTGCTAGATTGGAGCAAAACAGCGCTTGAACTGCATGCACATCTGCGTGGTATTTCTCCTTGGCCGGGTGGCTACTTTATCCTTGAACGTGCGGGTAAAAAGTCTGTACGTGTAGCAATTGAACCGGGCACAATCGGAGCGGATCTAGAAGAAGGTATCGCACCCGGTACAGTGCTTGGTCTTCAGGACGATGCAATTGCTATTGCAACAGCAGATAGAGTATATCTTGTACGTAAGCTGCGTCCTGCTAATAAAAAAGTTATGGATGCTAAGGCATTTGCCTGCGGGTATCTTGCGCAATGTGATGATGCAACTTGTTCCGGTGAAGGGCTTTGTTAA
- the gyrA gene encoding DNA gyrase subunit A, with amino-acid sequence MSLEPQITIEEELKKAYLEYSLSVIVGRAIPDARDGLKPVHRRIMYAQHELGNSFSRGHKKSARIVGDVIGKYHPHGDSAVYDALVRMAQPFAMRDPLVDGQGNFGSIDGDSAAAMRYTESRMSRLAGEFLNDIEKETVEFRPNYDNTLLEPSVLPTKVPNLLLNGTSGIAVGMATNIPPHNLGELIGALIVLLEDRDATVSQLMEHVKGPDFPTGGFCYAGKGLVDAYNTGRGTVKVRGKLEIEERKKGLQSLVIREIPYALNKSSLVEKIASLVNDRKIEGITDLRDESDRKGIRVVIDLKRGTIPEIVINSLYKFTPLETSFGINMLAVVNNKPQLLNLRTALLQFLDHRREVIIRRTRYDLRKAEARAHILEGLRIALDNIDEVVKIIRGSKNALEAKTALKERFELSDVQAQAILDMRLQRLTNLEHEKLLEEYNELIKLIEYLTSILENREVLRGVIREELEYINEKYATPRRTAIEIDELDGIEIEDLIPDDDVVITLSRRGYIKRTTLEVYRAQRRGGKGVAGLHTGDGDFVQDFLTTSNHQHLLLFSNKGRMFQMKVHQVAEGSRTAKGVHIANLLPLENSEWITTVLCVRDFEQDRYFLFATKNGMVKRSSAELYKKSRRTGIIAVGLKENDELIMVREVDEHCQIVLTTASGIAIRFSCSDVRAMGRAASGVKGIALKGEDKVVACVTLRDDTECEIMTVAENGYGKRTRIDLYRIQSRGGKGIINFKVTPKTGKVLGAIPVLLEDELILLTSDNKVIRMEVKEIRSVGRATQGVRLVNMDKGGHVVGFDRVVEQQHDDQE; translated from the coding sequence GTGTCACTAGAACCGCAAATTACTATCGAAGAGGAACTCAAGAAGGCATATCTTGAGTATTCCCTCAGTGTTATTGTCGGCCGTGCTATTCCGGATGCCCGTGACGGTCTTAAACCGGTACACAGACGTATTATGTACGCACAGCATGAACTGGGTAACTCCTTCAGCCGTGGTCATAAAAAATCTGCCCGTATCGTCGGTGACGTAATCGGTAAGTATCACCCGCATGGTGACTCTGCTGTATACGATGCCTTGGTACGTATGGCGCAGCCGTTTGCAATGCGCGACCCGCTTGTTGACGGTCAGGGTAACTTTGGTTCCATCGACGGCGACTCCGCAGCGGCAATGCGTTACACAGAATCACGCATGTCCCGCCTTGCAGGTGAGTTTTTGAACGACATCGAGAAGGAAACTGTCGAGTTCCGTCCGAACTACGATAACACGCTTCTCGAACCGTCTGTATTGCCTACAAAGGTTCCTAACCTGCTGCTTAACGGTACATCCGGTATTGCGGTTGGTATGGCTACCAATATTCCGCCGCATAACCTTGGTGAACTTATCGGTGCACTGATTGTTCTGCTGGAAGACCGCGATGCAACCGTGTCTCAGCTTATGGAACATGTTAAAGGTCCGGACTTCCCGACAGGCGGCTTCTGCTACGCGGGTAAAGGGCTTGTAGATGCATACAATACTGGACGCGGTACTGTTAAAGTACGTGGTAAGCTTGAAATTGAAGAGCGTAAAAAGGGACTGCAATCTCTCGTGATTAGAGAGATTCCTTACGCACTTAACAAGTCTTCTCTGGTAGAAAAAATTGCGTCCCTCGTGAATGATCGAAAAATCGAAGGCATTACAGACCTGCGTGACGAATCTGACCGCAAAGGTATTCGTGTTGTTATTGATCTGAAGCGCGGAACTATTCCTGAAATTGTTATCAATTCATTGTACAAGTTTACGCCGCTGGAAACTTCATTCGGCATCAACATGCTGGCAGTTGTTAACAACAAGCCGCAGTTGCTTAACTTGCGTACAGCGCTGCTTCAGTTCCTCGATCACCGCCGCGAAGTTATTATTCGTCGTACCCGTTACGATCTGCGTAAAGCAGAAGCGCGTGCCCATATTCTGGAAGGCTTACGCATTGCGTTGGATAACATCGATGAAGTGGTTAAAATTATCCGTGGTTCTAAAAACGCACTGGAAGCAAAAACTGCTTTGAAAGAGCGTTTTGAACTTTCAGATGTTCAGGCACAGGCGATTCTTGATATGCGTCTCCAGCGTCTGACCAACCTTGAGCACGAAAAGCTTCTTGAAGAATACAATGAGCTTATCAAGCTTATCGAATACCTCACATCCATTCTTGAGAATCGTGAAGTACTTCGTGGTGTTATTCGTGAAGAACTCGAATATATTAATGAAAAATATGCAACGCCTCGTCGTACCGCAATTGAAATTGACGAGCTTGACGGTATTGAAATCGAAGATCTCATTCCAGATGATGACGTCGTAATTACCCTCTCACGCAGAGGCTACATTAAACGTACAACATTGGAAGTGTACCGGGCACAGCGTCGTGGCGGTAAAGGTGTTGCAGGTCTGCATACAGGTGACGGAGACTTTGTTCAGGACTTCCTGACTACCTCCAACCATCAGCACTTGCTGCTCTTCAGTAACAAGGGACGCATGTTCCAGATGAAGGTGCATCAGGTTGCAGAAGGTTCCCGTACCGCTAAAGGTGTGCATATTGCCAACTTGCTGCCGCTTGAAAACAGCGAATGGATTACAACTGTTCTCTGCGTTCGTGATTTCGAGCAGGATCGTTACTTCCTCTTCGCGACCAAGAACGGCATGGTTAAACGCTCCAGCGCAGAACTCTACAAAAAGAGCCGTCGCACAGGCATTATTGCTGTCGGTCTGAAAGAGAACGACGAACTGATTATGGTTCGCGAGGTTGATGAGCATTGCCAGATTGTTCTGACAACAGCATCCGGTATCGCTATTCGTTTCTCTTGCTCAGATGTCCGCGCAATGGGACGTGCTGCAAGCGGCGTAAAAGGTATTGCTCTTAAAGGCGAGGATAAAGTTGTAGCATGCGTTACCCTGCGTGATGATACTGAATGCGAAATTATGACTGTTGCAGAAAATGGTTACGGTAAACGTACTCGTATTGATCTGTACCGCATTCAGTCCCGCGGTGGTAAAGGTATTATCAACTTTAAAGTAACACCGAAAACCGGCAAGGTTCTCGGTGCAATTCCTGTACTGCTTGAAGATGAACTTATTTTGCTGACTTCTGATAACAAGGTTATCCGCATGGAAGTTAAAGAAATTCGTTCTGTAGGTCGTGCAACACAGGGTGTTCGTCTTGTTAATATGGACAAAGGCGGACATGTTGTAGGCTTTGACCGCGTAGTTGAACAACAACACGACGATCAGGAATAG